A region from the Halobacillus mangrovi genome encodes:
- a CDS encoding LacI family DNA-binding transcriptional regulator, which translates to MGKRVTMQDIADRLNLSKNSVSQALSGKQGVSEETRQLILKTADKMGYHYSRSNAPVKSETSLTGNIALIASEFAFSMKSFFGEIYLSVEEEVTKRNKNLLIQSINNQSRDQLVLPPFIEKKQVDGVLILSHISNDYIQKVLDTGIPTVLIDHHHPEIKADAVLTNNRFGGYTATKHLLELGHREIAFIGNIDFSPSYQERWEGYMMAHREYGISPKEDFQLKDALEEGPVINHFIDQLTEQPTAWFCVNDGLGYLVTSALQSQGYKVPDDASVCSFDNGQLSQLSTPSITTMDIDFKAFGQNAVEKLFWRMENHGAPHQEILLPSELIERESTQKIGTKTR; encoded by the coding sequence ATGGGAAAAAGAGTCACGATGCAAGACATTGCCGATCGATTGAATTTATCGAAAAACTCCGTCTCTCAAGCACTTTCGGGTAAACAGGGGGTCAGTGAGGAAACGAGGCAATTAATTTTAAAAACAGCTGATAAAATGGGCTATCACTATAGCCGTTCCAATGCTCCGGTAAAAAGTGAAACCAGTTTGACCGGAAATATCGCCTTGATCGCTTCTGAATTTGCCTTTTCCATGAAGAGCTTTTTCGGTGAAATCTATTTGAGCGTCGAAGAAGAAGTGACAAAGCGAAATAAGAATTTATTGATCCAGTCCATTAACAACCAATCAAGAGACCAGCTGGTCCTTCCACCATTCATAGAAAAAAAACAAGTCGATGGGGTGCTGATTTTATCCCATATTAGTAACGACTATATTCAAAAAGTACTCGACACCGGTATTCCAACCGTCTTGATTGACCACCACCATCCTGAAATAAAAGCCGATGCGGTGCTGACTAACAATCGTTTTGGCGGTTATACTGCTACTAAGCATTTGCTGGAACTTGGCCACAGGGAGATCGCCTTTATTGGAAATATCGATTTTTCTCCGAGCTACCAGGAACGCTGGGAAGGCTATATGATGGCTCACAGGGAATACGGCATCAGTCCGAAAGAGGACTTTCAGTTGAAAGATGCACTAGAAGAAGGCCCGGTGATTAACCATTTTATCGATCAACTGACCGAACAGCCTACCGCCTGGTTCTGCGTAAACGATGGATTAGGTTACTTAGTCACATCCGCACTACAATCCCAAGGCTATAAAGTTCCAGATGATGCGTCTGTTTGCAGCTTTGACAACGGCCAGCTTTCTCAGCTTTCTACTCCATCTATTACAACGATGGATATTGATTTTAAGGCGTTTGGTCAAAATGCTGTAGAGAAGTTATTTTGGAGAATGGAGAACCATGGGGCACCTCACCAGGAGATTCTTCTGCCATCGGAGCTAATTGAAAGAGAGTCTACTCAGAAGATAGGGACAAAAACAAGGTGA
- a CDS encoding BtaManbiosPhlase: MIVKRLEKNPILQPQDIPAYHDDHEVIGVFNAGVAEYKGETLLLLRVAERPIQTDADSVKTTVVDFSNDQPQVQVLTLEKTDENYDFSDPRTIMHKEKQRGTAYLTSLSYIRIARSTDGKNFTVDEEPFIYPGTSAESWGVEDPRVTQIQDTYYIQYSAISEKGVAVGLISTRDFVSYERLGLIFPPENKDVAILPEKINGKYYALHRPVPKGIGQPEIWIAESDNLVNWGNHKHLLGLSEDGWDNGRIGGGAVPFKTKEGWLEIYHAADKDDRYCLGAVLLDLNDPSKVIAKTFEPILSPEADYETHGFFGKVVFTCGVTLQDDLVRIYYGVSDTSMAICEMQVEDILSRLTYM, from the coding sequence ATGATAGTAAAACGTCTAGAAAAAAATCCAATCTTACAACCGCAAGATATACCCGCCTACCATGACGATCACGAGGTCATTGGCGTATTTAATGCAGGAGTGGCTGAGTATAAGGGTGAGACCTTACTGCTGCTCCGAGTAGCAGAGCGACCAATCCAAACGGACGCTGATTCAGTGAAAACAACGGTTGTCGACTTTTCAAATGATCAGCCGCAAGTGCAAGTGCTTACCCTAGAAAAAACGGATGAGAACTATGACTTTTCGGATCCAAGAACGATCATGCATAAGGAGAAACAAAGAGGTACGGCTTACCTTACTTCTTTATCTTACATCAGAATCGCCCGAAGCACAGATGGCAAAAACTTTACCGTTGATGAAGAGCCTTTTATTTATCCCGGTACATCGGCTGAGTCATGGGGAGTGGAAGACCCGCGAGTCACGCAAATCCAAGATACATATTACATCCAATACAGTGCGATTTCAGAAAAAGGCGTGGCCGTAGGACTCATTTCTACCAGGGATTTTGTCAGTTATGAACGTTTAGGGTTAATCTTCCCTCCGGAAAACAAGGATGTTGCGATTTTACCTGAGAAAATCAATGGAAAGTATTATGCCCTTCACCGTCCAGTCCCGAAAGGAATCGGACAGCCGGAAATCTGGATTGCAGAGTCCGACAACCTCGTGAATTGGGGAAACCATAAACACTTATTAGGTCTTAGTGAAGATGGCTGGGATAACGGCCGAATCGGCGGAGGCGCCGTTCCTTTTAAAACAAAGGAAGGGTGGCTGGAGATTTACCATGCGGCTGATAAAGATGACCGTTATTGTCTAGGAGCTGTTTTACTTGATTTGAATGATCCTTCAAAAGTCATTGCTAAGACTTTTGAACCCATCTTATCACCTGAAGCTGATTACGAGACTCATGGGTTCTTTGGCAAAGTTGTTTTCACCTGTGGTGTCACGTTACAGGATGATCTAGTTAGGATCTACTATGGTGTATCTGACACATCAATGGCCATTTGTGAAATGCAGGTAGAAGATATCTTATCACGCCTAACCTACATGTGA
- a CDS encoding DUF1861 family protein, with the protein MTFTVKKLLDQYRDQPPLAKGEKLHFVDIGDNDVYNITAPFQDLREDVIAGRVEPRDSEFSKVMFFTKEGERWTPRAGAPIFELQDPFVTFIHDQLVFGGVEISPHPNQPGALTWKTVFYKGENIDDLEPFAEGPQGMKDIRLVELADHKVGVFTRPQGDKGGRGKIGYIEIVSLEELTPATIEKAPLLQGHFIDEEWGGANELYLLDNGQVGMLGHIARFDKEDNRHYYPITALLNREEMSLENMKIIATRDDFPEGEAKRKDLVDVLFSGGLRQLENGEAELYVGVSDAEAHKIRIPDPFHIKGGE; encoded by the coding sequence ATGACGTTTACGGTAAAGAAACTGCTGGACCAATACAGAGATCAACCACCGCTTGCAAAGGGGGAAAAGCTTCATTTTGTCGACATAGGTGATAACGATGTGTATAACATTACTGCTCCTTTTCAAGACCTGCGTGAAGATGTAATCGCTGGACGCGTGGAGCCTCGCGATTCAGAGTTTTCTAAGGTGATGTTTTTCACAAAAGAGGGGGAGCGGTGGACGCCTCGGGCAGGGGCTCCAATATTTGAACTCCAAGATCCTTTTGTCACCTTTATTCATGATCAACTCGTGTTCGGCGGGGTGGAAATCTCACCTCATCCCAATCAGCCGGGAGCTCTTACCTGGAAGACCGTTTTCTATAAAGGGGAAAACATCGATGATTTAGAGCCATTTGCTGAAGGGCCTCAAGGGATGAAGGACATTCGATTAGTAGAACTAGCTGACCATAAAGTTGGGGTCTTTACTCGTCCTCAAGGAGATAAAGGCGGGCGTGGAAAGATTGGATATATTGAGATTGTTTCGTTGGAAGAGTTGACCCCAGCCACTATTGAAAAGGCACCGTTATTACAAGGACATTTTATCGACGAAGAATGGGGCGGAGCGAATGAACTTTACTTGTTAGATAACGGTCAGGTTGGAATGCTAGGTCACATTGCCAGGTTTGATAAAGAGGACAACCGCCATTATTATCCGATCACTGCTTTGCTGAACCGTGAAGAGATGAGCCTGGAAAATATGAAGATCATTGCTACACGGGATGACTTTCCTGAAGGTGAAGCGAAACGAAAAGACTTAGTGGATGTGTTGTTCAGCGGGGGACTCAGACAACTAGAGAATGGAGAAGCTGAGCTTTACGTAGGTGTCAGTGATGCAGAAGCACATAAGATCAGAATTCCAGATCCGTTTCATATTAAAGGAGGAGAATGA
- a CDS encoding ABC transporter substrate-binding protein — protein sequence MKKIRYYRLLVLLFVTAMIASGCQSESSSGEGDGSVEFDFWAAPNPSQQVFWEDMAKQYMKENENVKINVSPMPESPSSEAGIQSAIAAGNAPAISENISRGFAAQLAGSSAIVPMEEFEGYDELIQERKMEETIASWKFADDHQYVLPIYSNAMLFAWRTDILKELGFEEPPKTYAEVLAVGEKLKEQYPKKFLWSRADLVKPTWWARWFDFFMLYNGASEGNNFVEGNEFVANKEAGVQTLQLLKDLSEKDLLLTREATDPFETGQSIMMDIGPWTFSYWAEKFPEMKLGETYDLTMPPVPEGVDYENTKTFADTKGLSIYASASKEQQQAAFDFVKWVYSNPEHDLEWLKQTNLPPARDDLSTNETFTGYLDEHPELQEYANNIPNAVPPIDSEVTVEVQEVIGTEAVNPVVKGEKDPEQAWSDMTDAINKVLK from the coding sequence ATGAAAAAGATTCGTTATTATCGTTTATTAGTTCTTCTATTTGTCACAGCCATGATTGCTTCAGGATGTCAATCGGAAAGCTCCAGTGGAGAAGGGGACGGAAGTGTAGAGTTCGATTTTTGGGCAGCGCCTAACCCCTCACAGCAAGTATTCTGGGAGGATATGGCCAAGCAGTACATGAAAGAGAATGAAAACGTGAAGATTAATGTATCTCCGATGCCTGAAAGTCCATCTTCTGAAGCGGGTATCCAATCAGCGATTGCTGCAGGAAATGCACCAGCCATTTCAGAAAACATTTCACGTGGATTTGCGGCCCAGCTTGCGGGGAGCAGCGCGATTGTACCTATGGAAGAATTCGAAGGATATGATGAATTGATCCAGGAAAGAAAAATGGAAGAGACTATTGCTTCATGGAAGTTCGCCGATGACCATCAGTATGTACTTCCGATCTATTCGAATGCGATGCTGTTTGCCTGGAGAACGGATATATTAAAGGAACTTGGTTTTGAGGAGCCGCCAAAAACGTACGCCGAAGTGTTAGCAGTCGGCGAGAAGTTGAAAGAACAATATCCAAAAAAATTCTTATGGTCCCGAGCGGACTTAGTGAAGCCTACATGGTGGGCGCGCTGGTTTGACTTCTTTATGCTTTACAACGGTGCTTCAGAAGGAAACAATTTTGTTGAAGGAAATGAATTTGTAGCGAATAAAGAAGCGGGAGTTCAAACGCTTCAACTGCTGAAAGATCTAAGTGAAAAGGATCTTCTTCTGACACGTGAAGCGACTGATCCTTTTGAAACAGGTCAATCCATTATGATGGATATCGGACCATGGACTTTCTCTTACTGGGCAGAGAAATTCCCTGAGATGAAGCTTGGCGAAACGTATGACCTGACAATGCCTCCAGTCCCTGAAGGCGTCGATTATGAGAATACGAAGACGTTTGCTGATACAAAAGGTCTTTCCATCTATGCATCTGCATCAAAAGAACAGCAGCAGGCCGCGTTTGATTTCGTGAAGTGGGTTTATTCAAATCCAGAGCATGACCTTGAGTGGTTAAAACAGACGAACTTGCCTCCTGCACGTGATGACTTGTCTACAAATGAAACGTTCACCGGCTATTTAGATGAGCATCCAGAGCTTCAGGAATATGCCAATAATATTCCGAACGCAGTACCGCCAATCGATAGTGAAGTGACGGTGGAAGTACAAGAAGTAATTGGAACGGAAGCGGTGAATCCAGTGGTCAAGGGAGAAAAAGATCCTGAACAAGCGTGGAGTGATATGACCGATGCAATCAACAAGGTGTTGAAGTGA